One Roseimicrobium gellanilyticum DNA window includes the following coding sequences:
- a CDS encoding beta strand repeat-containing protein — MWSDPLNWSTDTLPLAGDDLTFGLGSDVLIHLDGNRTLGFNTFTFDTGGTISLGAAGTNNVLAFSATSPNLIVDAGTTLNLNAIITGALSISGGGTVVMNNFFTQTGNITVDGAGTTLKYVHRSPLSHGTGGLSTVRSDWPTLGPIGGTVEVITLTNGGELLLVGPGHNPDGSTKNIVLGTGGGAINVRNGMLNLDDGSQIGGTGQLIKRGAGRLVLSTQAYALAGGSKVEAGFLEVNNAGSFATTATHVVDGGVFGIGTGTTALTIVHGGITLNTGGALGVSGADHVFGSGSAASVITLNGGTILAADYADGRTARLPRFNSYLQGSGTVQIVGGNGGNHRVVLQRGDALQSTFSGRFVLNDFTAIENNPGNASGTGRGNGLGSATVEFKGVNAILDLRDDGAGSNTSLTDYSGIKLDFTGTQKGSIYSLAANRTGSGSTNTGNSFQLGSLSIGDHYLDVNAANSYQLAINGPITIKGSAVIATRANGSTNGGLLLNSNVAENAAGRTLTKIGANTSATNTSQLSVAAQLQVSNVNVVQGTLNLQGVNGSIGLGAVSGATTITISSSGVLRLDDSAAVASGQRVDAGALVVMKGGTISLQSNVAAATNSDQTIENLTVSGGLVTFDATRNNAGARSVLQLGGTTTWSRAANAGVNFTGTSLGLAGNSGRILINGQAAGFMGGWATVGGTEFAKYDTSSDSGYALGVTSLVAADYSIDPLAAGYTTGVNVKFTNNATPVALTTSSTVNSLNFQLAAGMASATDTITLGGAANLLRVESGGILFSGGNNAFIDHNTLAANKGQITAGAVTDTAATLYITINGTATSNSLDIGARIVNNGTGALTLVKNGTGDLRLTNTNTAATNNSFTGGLFINQGRVIVYATTGGIAPVLSSDVTLTGGGLEFHTNNLTGTINTGRNINVTGNGSQLGLDNNTAATNANGSNQNVNVTFGTLTLNAPYSGDNAPTLSFGGFDSVDATFSTMNISNSPVIHMLSGRDNNSSMRAISVTGSGGFTMTQADTTFDTSTSAILYLGNGSGDNVANTYTGDIIVRGGRLVIDKGVNVTAITGDLIIAGGTVSWAAQGRGNNFAANSKVYLLSGRLGQTDEATTNGATNDYDGYVPELIMKGGTLNTGRRTFTVNKATISGGTVEVQGVSGTAATLTLNTTELLHGAPNINLRGDASADLTVLELGGTYFKTSGQSIVLTTAAGNFSAGSEVRILTDVQVTPDPFAANSYSSGISITAGRELMVNHRIDFGGGIRDFDIGDGAYYTIVPYMVNGGLTKSGLGTLILGSYLNESSYAENVTVNAGTLIIRNSSSLGAAAGGTTVESGATLEAESGVVIADNLTLAGFGAADKMGALVSYRSANRFTGSVTLTGDAAISTMATSLAFDSAVAPTGLSPYYSLSELRIAGAVGGTGTLHLRGEGYGFLDGGVTTAGGLVKDGSGYWTLAGASTYTGFTDITAGVLRTSTTLGNNAQGTRVLGGASLVFTGNVSYGAEALELHGTGHPSQDGVLVNASGNNSLSGLVTLVTDAQNSTVIVNSASGSLSLTGGVSSATNANLVLSGDGSGLISGGIAIGSGTLTKNGTGTWTLDGAVASTFTGATTVNAGTLVVNTAVSQLADGAALNLAGGGLSLVGNGTETVTGLNLLAGGAEIDLGAATLNAGALSRTAGATVNFAAAGNITTSAVNTNGILGAYATVGGINWASVSGGVVSAFSSYVTLYEDTGITGAGVSQTTAPTATLATVDNILINLTQQNFTTTGVSANSLKINGATTRGIGQKNTGLTIGSGGILYTGGASDTTGLAGTTGTLTAGGGELFFHVNGGTLDVNMIVAGTNGITKDGSGTLILNGGNTFTGNIAVNEGTLAIVGPGGTADPTALGAAGARTVTLNGGTFSVIAGAYDPGANTKAFVIGPDGGTLHVGGGDAVLPQSLLSGVMTLNDASQLSGTGTLIKTGSGRLILGTQTFAFSGDVIVREGILVTQAENVLGGRLANQTITVEDGAMLQHGIVNFDGSLVMKDGSYLMGRGNGTTHFLNGQVSMDGTVGTYLYNAENFGQSINLVLNNRVTLTAGSTWNIYGRSNANFVSLNGPNDIAGSIKLHTNATLIANYAGSLGNATNRANVELAGANSRLVLKENTTADFNINLTASANSTLELRFGGAYSNHFFSINNLTIADDRFFTLGGANGEQLVVAGTTNFQGDAFFVTNLNAVLRNVVGNGGTIGKQGSATSTLYLTGASDFGGGVYKQYSGNTQLVQSGVMSNLSSLVIKGGRFSIDNTQGGFALNRLPDATSVTMYGGELYSSGNETIGNLTVWGSTNIHVSLATDTPGTLTAPSVLRIGGTIQASRKLGGTIDFRADSGGGLGSTGANPRIVFTGEVATLGFLGGGFTNGNDWVQYNASVDGGSPRGIVAFNSYTTNPLVTAWGVGTHANFDSSSAVTYTLDTHRSLLSLRFNAGGTRTIDLDAFNLTIVSGGILVPNTGSAISYVIGGSTADTGILTAGTAGDGIADELFIHTVNGNNNVTINAGIADNTANGTVLTPDSLSVIKDQGGVLLLLNNNNSFTGGLYVNEGTVQSNNAAGAFGQAGSDIILQGGTLNVRHDGDGTTAAQVIFFDQDLFFRADSTVSADRVGTTATTKTIRFNGMSIDDAIATFTNANSFAYLINNGGTFSNASALNNTANVTIRGGVSKSGTFVKSGAGTLELGTPDLLDNTPNTFTGETIINAGAVDLKKTAGTTAIGGNVTLNGGSLNSYAANLMDDATNITVNNGTVDFRNNSDVIGSVTVNGGVFRTSSVAVVTASTVVISGDLTVNSVTQNNSVLADSGTTLQVNGLTRVRGLGRIETGASGTFQAGGGLELSEGASIRVSNGASVSNLNLGGTVTSLASDFVNVISGDNDSDSFFNLALDNDTATTGTVGTVTRDFVVQDGAAEDDLFVNVRMRNSNPGGVLTTAGDGTVGFRKLGAGSMVISGTQSNLFTGAVFVDAGRLDLRKDVGVNAITGSALNIAAGATVRQLASNQIIDAATLEVNGTYNLDYGNASETVAGISGTEANAQILLGPGSTLTTTTGAGVVTYAGHIYGTGASTGATTTGGVVKGGAGAWQLTGSSEFSGNLVVNAGELSMAGTLKGNTTYVKTGATLSGTGTMANVLLEGGSTLKPGAVNDGANTAVGTLRIAGDLNAATTSTIRMQLQSATTTTDFGGNAIGSAGYVSFLTNEANTNAAWKSQVTGTMDHLSIEGYLGNNGDVTIVSGTQFTINALGGYMGTYGDVFNLIDWTGIMTSTGWLNGGDIRGGGDLGDLDLPTLTLGLDWDTRLFASHGILLVVPEPSRALLLLGGLGFAVSRRRRKQR; from the coding sequence CATCTGGATGGCAATCGCACTCTGGGATTCAACACCTTCACCTTCGATACGGGAGGGACTATCAGCTTGGGCGCGGCGGGCACCAACAACGTACTGGCCTTCTCCGCAACGTCGCCCAACCTGATAGTCGATGCGGGCACGACACTGAACCTGAATGCAATCATCACGGGTGCGCTCAGCATTTCCGGAGGCGGTACCGTGGTGATGAACAATTTCTTCACCCAAACCGGAAACATCACCGTGGATGGAGCGGGCACAACATTGAAGTATGTGCACCGCAGTCCGCTCAGTCACGGTACGGGTGGTCTCTCAACCGTCCGCAGTGACTGGCCCACTCTTGGTCCCATTGGCGGTACGGTTGAGGTCATCACTCTTACCAATGGAGGCGAACTGTTGCTAGTGGGGCCGGGGCACAATCCGGACGGTTCCACCAAGAACATTGTTCTGGGTACAGGTGGTGGCGCGATCAACGTCCGCAATGGAATGCTCAATCTGGATGACGGCAGCCAGATTGGTGGCACGGGCCAGCTTATCAAGCGCGGGGCTGGCCGGCTGGTTCTGTCGACCCAGGCCTATGCGCTCGCGGGCGGCTCCAAGGTGGAGGCTGGCTTTCTCGAGGTGAACAACGCAGGTTCCTTTGCCACCACGGCAACGCATGTGGTGGACGGAGGCGTATTTGGCATTGGCACCGGAACTACTGCGTTGACCATTGTTCATGGTGGGATAACCCTGAATACAGGAGGCGCCTTGGGCGTCTCGGGAGCGGACCATGTGTTTGGCTCTGGGTCGGCCGCGTCTGTCATCACTCTGAACGGTGGCACCATCCTGGCGGCAGACTATGCAGACGGCAGGACTGCGCGACTTCCACGCTTCAACAGCTACCTGCAAGGTTCTGGGACGGTGCAGATTGTCGGGGGAAATGGCGGAAATCATCGCGTGGTGTTGCAGCGAGGTGATGCCCTCCAATCGACATTCTCGGGTCGTTTTGTCCTGAACGACTTCACCGCGATTGAAAACAACCCTGGCAATGCCTCGGGCACCGGGCGTGGTAATGGCCTGGGTAGTGCGACTGTCGAGTTCAAAGGGGTGAATGCCATTCTGGATCTCCGCGATGACGGTGCTGGCAGCAATACCAGCCTGACGGACTACAGCGGCATCAAGCTTGATTTCACCGGCACGCAGAAAGGCAGCATCTACAGCCTTGCTGCGAACCGCACAGGCTCCGGCAGCACCAATACCGGAAACAGTTTCCAACTCGGCTCGCTCTCCATTGGTGACCACTATCTTGATGTCAATGCGGCCAACTCATACCAGCTCGCGATCAATGGTCCGATCACCATCAAGGGAAGTGCGGTCATCGCCACCCGGGCCAACGGCTCCACCAACGGTGGCCTGCTCTTGAACAGCAATGTCGCTGAAAATGCAGCGGGGCGCACCCTCACAAAGATTGGGGCCAATACGAGTGCCACCAACACGTCCCAGCTCTCCGTGGCGGCACAGCTTCAGGTGAGCAATGTGAATGTTGTCCAAGGTACGCTTAACCTTCAGGGGGTGAATGGCTCGATTGGTCTGGGAGCGGTGAGCGGCGCCACCACCATTACGATTTCAAGCAGTGGTGTGCTGCGTCTCGACGACTCCGCAGCCGTAGCCTCAGGACAGCGAGTCGATGCCGGTGCTCTTGTGGTGATGAAGGGGGGTACAATCTCCCTCCAGTCCAATGTGGCGGCTGCTACCAACAGTGACCAGACGATTGAAAACCTGACGGTATCGGGTGGCCTGGTGACCTTTGATGCCACGCGGAACAATGCAGGTGCGCGCTCTGTGTTGCAGCTCGGTGGCACCACCACCTGGTCCCGGGCCGCCAATGCGGGAGTGAACTTCACCGGAACCAGTCTGGGGCTGGCAGGTAACTCAGGTCGCATCCTGATCAATGGCCAGGCGGCGGGCTTCATGGGCGGCTGGGCCACGGTGGGCGGGACGGAATTCGCGAAGTACGATACATCAAGCGACAGTGGCTATGCCCTGGGTGTGACGTCCCTGGTCGCTGCGGATTATTCCATCGATCCGCTCGCGGCAGGTTATACCACCGGGGTGAACGTAAAGTTCACGAACAACGCCACTCCAGTTGCGCTTACAACGAGTTCCACGGTGAACTCGCTCAACTTCCAGCTCGCTGCTGGAATGGCTTCTGCCACTGATACTATCACGTTGGGTGGAGCCGCGAATCTATTGAGAGTGGAGAGTGGCGGCATTCTCTTTTCCGGAGGAAACAACGCCTTCATCGATCACAACACCCTGGCTGCCAACAAGGGGCAGATCACTGCCGGAGCGGTGACAGATACTGCTGCGACGCTCTACATCACGATCAATGGAACAGCCACTTCCAACAGTCTCGACATTGGCGCTCGCATCGTGAACAACGGGACCGGAGCACTCACCCTCGTGAAAAATGGCACGGGCGATCTGCGTCTCACCAACACCAATACCGCAGCCACCAACAACAGCTTCACCGGTGGATTGTTCATCAATCAGGGGCGTGTGATCGTCTATGCCACGACGGGTGGCATCGCTCCGGTACTTTCCAGCGATGTGACGCTCACGGGCGGTGGCCTGGAGTTCCACACGAACAACCTCACAGGCACGATCAATACTGGTCGCAATATCAACGTTACCGGCAATGGCAGCCAGCTTGGCCTGGACAACAACACGGCTGCGACCAATGCTAACGGTTCCAATCAGAACGTGAATGTCACCTTTGGCACACTCACGCTGAATGCACCTTACTCGGGCGATAATGCGCCCACCCTCAGCTTTGGAGGGTTCGATAGCGTGGACGCCACGTTCTCGACGATGAACATTTCAAATTCCCCTGTGATCCACATGCTGTCGGGCAGGGACAACAACTCCTCGATGAGGGCAATCAGCGTTACCGGGTCCGGTGGGTTTACCATGACCCAGGCCGATACCACCTTTGATACCTCCACCTCGGCGATTCTGTATCTGGGCAACGGATCCGGTGACAATGTGGCGAATACCTACACAGGCGACATCATTGTCCGTGGGGGGCGTCTGGTAATCGACAAGGGAGTCAATGTGACCGCCATCACCGGTGATCTGATCATTGCCGGTGGTACGGTAAGCTGGGCTGCCCAAGGGCGGGGCAACAACTTCGCCGCCAACAGCAAGGTATATCTGCTGAGTGGCAGGCTTGGTCAGACGGACGAGGCCACCACCAATGGGGCCACCAATGACTACGACGGGTACGTGCCGGAACTCATCATGAAGGGCGGCACGCTGAACACGGGCCGGCGAACTTTTACGGTGAACAAGGCTACCATCTCCGGGGGCACAGTGGAGGTGCAGGGCGTTTCCGGTACTGCAGCCACGCTCACCCTCAACACCACGGAGCTCCTGCATGGTGCACCCAATATCAACTTGAGAGGGGACGCCAGTGCGGACCTCACTGTTCTGGAATTGGGCGGCACCTATTTCAAGACTTCTGGCCAGAGCATTGTTCTGACCACGGCGGCCGGTAACTTCAGTGCAGGTTCGGAGGTCCGGATCCTCACGGATGTCCAGGTCACCCCGGATCCCTTTGCAGCAAACAGCTACTCGTCGGGTATCTCCATCACTGCAGGACGCGAGCTCATGGTGAACCATCGCATTGATTTTGGTGGTGGCATCCGGGATTTCGATATCGGTGATGGTGCTTACTACACCATTGTTCCCTACATGGTGAATGGCGGGCTTACCAAGTCCGGACTCGGTACGCTCATTCTCGGCTCTTATCTCAATGAGAGCTCCTACGCGGAAAATGTCACCGTGAATGCGGGTACGCTGATCATCCGCAACAGCTCCAGCCTGGGGGCGGCAGCAGGTGGGACGACGGTCGAGTCTGGAGCAACTCTGGAGGCGGAATCTGGTGTGGTGATTGCGGACAATCTCACGCTGGCGGGATTTGGTGCGGCGGACAAGATGGGTGCCCTTGTTTCCTATCGGAGTGCGAATCGTTTTACGGGCTCAGTCACTCTCACCGGGGATGCTGCTATTTCCACCATGGCGACATCGCTGGCTTTTGATAGCGCGGTGGCTCCCACCGGTCTTTCGCCGTACTACTCGCTCTCGGAGCTTCGCATCGCTGGAGCCGTGGGCGGTACAGGCACTCTCCACCTGCGTGGTGAAGGATATGGCTTCCTGGATGGTGGTGTCACTACTGCTGGCGGATTGGTGAAGGATGGCTCTGGATACTGGACGCTTGCCGGTGCCAGTACTTATACCGGGTTCACGGACATCACGGCCGGTGTGCTGAGGACTTCCACAACGCTCGGTAATAATGCCCAGGGCACGAGAGTCCTTGGCGGCGCAAGCCTCGTCTTTACCGGAAACGTCAGCTACGGTGCGGAAGCCCTGGAGTTGCACGGGACTGGTCATCCCAGTCAGGACGGAGTTTTGGTCAATGCTTCCGGCAACAATTCTCTCTCAGGGTTGGTGACCTTGGTGACTGACGCGCAGAACAGCACGGTCATCGTCAATTCGGCATCTGGCAGTCTGTCCCTCACAGGAGGTGTATCGAGTGCTACCAATGCGAACTTGGTGCTCAGTGGCGATGGTTCGGGCCTTATCTCTGGGGGTATTGCTATTGGAAGCGGAACCTTGACCAAGAACGGAACTGGTACCTGGACTCTTGATGGTGCAGTGGCGAGCACCTTCACTGGAGCAACTACGGTGAATGCGGGCACGTTGGTGGTGAATACCGCGGTCAGTCAGCTCGCCGACGGGGCAGCGCTCAATCTTGCCGGTGGCGGACTTTCTCTTGTGGGGAATGGCACGGAAACGGTGACAGGTCTGAACCTTCTCGCTGGTGGCGCCGAAATCGATCTCGGTGCAGCCACGTTGAACGCTGGCGCCCTCAGCCGCACGGCAGGCGCCACGGTGAACTTCGCCGCTGCGGGGAACATCACGACCTCGGCGGTAAACACGAATGGCATCCTCGGGGCTTATGCCACAGTGGGTGGTATCAACTGGGCCAGTGTGAGTGGAGGCGTGGTCTCTGCGTTCAGCAGCTACGTCACTCTCTATGAGGATACCGGGATTACCGGTGCGGGTGTTTCCCAGACGACGGCTCCCACGGCGACCCTTGCCACCGTGGATAATATTCTCATCAATCTGACGCAGCAGAACTTCACTACGACCGGCGTCTCGGCAAACAGCCTGAAGATCAATGGCGCCACCACGCGTGGTATTGGGCAGAAGAACACGGGGCTCACCATTGGCAGTGGTGGTATTCTCTACACGGGCGGTGCCTCGGACACTACGGGCCTTGCCGGTACGACTGGCACGCTCACTGCCGGTGGTGGCGAATTGTTCTTCCACGTCAATGGTGGCACGCTCGATGTGAACATGATCGTGGCCGGGACCAATGGCATCACCAAGGATGGCAGTGGCACACTGATCCTGAATGGAGGCAACACCTTCACCGGAAATATTGCCGTCAATGAGGGCACGCTGGCCATTGTGGGGCCGGGAGGTACCGCGGATCCCACCGCGTTGGGTGCGGCGGGCGCGCGCACGGTTACTCTGAACGGAGGCACCTTCTCTGTCATTGCCGGGGCGTATGACCCGGGTGCAAATACCAAGGCCTTTGTCATAGGGCCGGATGGCGGCACCTTGCATGTGGGCGGTGGAGACGCCGTGCTCCCCCAATCCCTTCTGTCCGGGGTGATGACACTCAATGATGCCAGCCAGCTTTCCGGCACGGGCACGCTCATCAAGACCGGCAGTGGTCGTCTCATCCTGGGCACCCAGACATTTGCTTTCTCTGGCGACGTGATTGTGCGTGAAGGTATACTTGTCACCCAGGCGGAAAACGTCCTGGGAGGTCGCCTGGCCAATCAAACCATCACGGTTGAGGATGGCGCCATGCTGCAGCATGGCATTGTGAATTTCGACGGCTCGCTCGTCATGAAGGATGGTTCCTATCTTATGGGCAGGGGCAATGGTACGACTCACTTCCTCAATGGGCAGGTCTCGATGGATGGAACGGTGGGAACCTATCTGTACAACGCGGAGAACTTCGGGCAGTCGATCAACCTCGTGCTCAACAACAGAGTGACCCTCACTGCGGGTTCCACCTGGAATATCTATGGCCGCAGCAATGCCAACTTTGTCTCCCTCAATGGGCCGAATGACATTGCTGGCTCCATCAAGTTGCACACCAATGCGACACTCATCGCGAACTATGCCGGCTCACTTGGCAATGCGACCAACCGCGCCAACGTCGAGCTCGCAGGGGCCAACTCGCGCCTGGTGCTGAAGGAAAATACGACGGCGGACTTTAACATCAACCTGACGGCCTCGGCCAACTCCACGCTGGAGCTGCGCTTTGGTGGCGCCTACTCGAACCACTTTTTCAGCATCAACAACCTTACCATTGCTGATGATCGGTTCTTCACTCTCGGGGGCGCCAATGGTGAGCAGCTTGTGGTTGCAGGAACGACCAACTTCCAGGGGGATGCATTCTTCGTTACCAACCTGAATGCGGTCCTACGCAATGTGGTGGGCAATGGCGGGACTATCGGCAAACAAGGTAGTGCAACCTCCACCCTCTATCTTACCGGCGCATCCGACTTCGGGGGCGGCGTGTACAAGCAGTACAGTGGCAATACTCAACTCGTGCAGAGCGGGGTGATGTCCAACCTCTCCAGCCTTGTGATCAAAGGGGGGCGTTTCAGCATCGACAATACCCAGGGAGGATTTGCCCTGAACCGGTTGCCGGATGCCACGTCAGTCACCATGTATGGTGGTGAGCTTTACTCCAGTGGCAATGAAACCATTGGCAATCTCACCGTATGGGGAAGCACGAACATTCACGTGTCTCTTGCGACGGATACGCCAGGTACGCTGACTGCTCCTTCTGTCCTTCGTATTGGTGGGACCATCCAGGCCAGTCGCAAACTCGGCGGCACGATTGACTTCCGCGCGGACTCCGGTGGGGGACTTGGCAGCACTGGAGCGAATCCCCGCATCGTCTTCACGGGTGAGGTGGCGACGCTTGGTTTCCTGGGCGGTGGATTTACCAACGGCAATGACTGGGTGCAGTACAATGCCTCGGTCGACGGCGGTAGCCCACGAGGCATTGTAGCCTTCAATAGCTATACGACCAATCCACTCGTGACTGCCTGGGGGGTGGGAACGCATGCCAATTTTGATTCGAGCAGTGCTGTGACATACACCCTCGATACGCACCGCTCTCTCCTGAGTTTGCGTTTCAATGCAGGGGGCACGCGGACCATCGACCTGGACGCATTTAATCTCACGATTGTCAGTGGAGGCATTCTGGTGCCGAACACGGGCTCGGCCATCAGTTATGTCATTGGCGGTTCCACTGCGGATACCGGCATCCTCACCGCCGGTACGGCAGGGGATGGGATTGCCGATGAGCTCTTCATTCATACAGTCAATGGCAACAACAACGTGACGATCAACGCGGGCATCGCGGACAACACCGCCAACGGAACGGTGCTGACGCCGGATTCCCTGAGCGTGATCAAGGATCAAGGCGGGGTGCTGCTGTTGCTGAACAACAACAACAGTTTCACGGGAGGCCTTTATGTGAACGAGGGTACGGTGCAGTCCAACAATGCTGCAGGTGCGTTTGGACAGGCGGGCTCAGATATCATCCTGCAGGGAGGGACGCTGAATGTCCGTCATGACGGTGACGGCACCACGGCGGCCCAGGTCATCTTCTTTGACCAGGACTTGTTCTTCCGTGCAGACAGCACGGTGAGTGCGGACCGTGTTGGCACCACCGCCACCACCAAGACCATACGGTTCAATGGCATGTCGATTGATGACGCCATTGCCACATTCACCAATGCCAACAGCTTTGCTTATCTCATCAACAACGGCGGCACTTTTTCCAATGCCAGCGCGCTGAACAATACTGCGAATGTGACCATCCGCGGTGGCGTGAGCAAGAGTGGGACGTTCGTGAAAAGCGGAGCAGGAACGCTGGAACTGGGCACCCCGGACCTCTTGGACAACACGCCGAATACCTTCACTGGCGAGACCATCATCAATGCTGGCGCCGTGGATCTGAAGAAGACCGCTGGCACGACCGCGATCGGAGGGAATGTGACTCTCAACGGTGGCTCGCTGAACTCCTACGCTGCCAACCTGATGGATGATGCCACCAACATCACGGTGAACAACGGCACGGTCGACTTCCGCAACAACAGCGATGTCATTGGCTCCGTGACGGTGAATGGCGGTGTATTCCGTACCAGCAGCGTAGCGGTCGTCACTGCCAGTACGGTGGTCATCTCCGGTGACCTCACGGTGAACTCCGTGACCCAGAACAACTCCGTGCTTGCTGACAGTGGCACCACACTGCAGGTGAACGGCCTCACCCGTGTGCGCGGATTGGGGCGCATTGAAACTGGAGCGTCAGGTACGTTCCAGGCAGGTGGAGGCCTTGAGCTCTCGGAGGGGGCATCTATTCGCGTATCCAACGGCGCGAGCGTCTCGAACTTGAATCTCGGTGGCACGGTCACCTCGCTCGCCAGCGACTTTGTGAACGTCATCAGCGGGGACAATGACTCGGACTCGTTCTTCAACCTTGCGTTGGACAACGATACCGCCACCACGGGTACGGTGGGCACGGTGACGCGTGACTTCGTGGTGCAGGATGGTGCCGCGGAAGACGATCTTTTTGTGAACGTCCGTATGCGCAACAGCAATCCGGGAGGTGTCCTGACCACGGCAGGAGATGGTACGGTGGGCTTCCGCAAGCTGGGTGCAGGCTCCATGGTCATCAGCGGTACCCAGAGCAATCTTTTCACGGGCGCCGTGTTTGTGGATGCCGGACGTTTGGATTTGAGAAAGGATGTAGGTGTCAACGCCATCACGGGCAGTGCGTTGAATATCGCAGCCGGCGCTACCGTGCGTCAGCTCGCCTCGAACCAGATTATCGATGCCGCCACGCTGGAGGTGAACGGCACCTATAATCTGGACTACGGCAATGCCAGCGAGACAGTGGCCGGGATTTCTGGAACGGAAGCCAATGCGCAGATCCTGCTCGGTCCTGGCAGTACCCTCACCACCACGACCGGTGCGGGAGTGGTGACGTACGCCGGCCACATTTACGGAACGGGCGCCAGCACTGGTGCCACGACCACTGGTGGTGTGGTGAAGGGCGGAGCGGGTGCGTGGCAGCTCACGGGCAGCAGCGAGTTCTCCGGGAACCTGGTGGTGAATGCGGGTGAACTTTCCATGGCTGGAACTCTCAAGGGAAACACCACCTATGTGAAGACGGGAGCGACTCTCTCCGGTACCGGCACGATGGCAAATGTATTGCTGGAGGGGGGCTCCACGTTGAAGCCTGGTGCGGTGAATGATGGGGCCAATACGGCTGTTGGCACGCTTCGCATTGCGGGCGACTTGAATGCGGCGACCACGTCCACCATCCGGATGCAACTCCAGTCTGCCACCACCACGACCGACTTCGGGGGAAATGCGATAGGGTCCGCGGGTTACGTGAGCTTCCTCACCAATGAAGCCAATACGAATGCTGCGTGGAAGAGCCAGGTGACGGGCACCATGGACCATCTCTCGATTGAAGGCTATCTCGGCAACAACGGGGACGTGACCATTGTGAGTGGAACACAGTTCACCATCAATGCGCTGGGCGGATACATGGGCACCTACGGAGATGTGTTCAATCTGATCGACTGGACCGGCATCATGACGAGCACCGGCTGGTTGAATGGAGGAGACATTCGTGGTGGTGGCGACCTCGGTGATCTGGACCTTCCCACTCTTACCCTGGGGCTCGATTGGGATACGCGGTTGTTCGCCTCGCACGGCATACTTCTTGTGGTGCCTGAGCCATCGCGGGCGCTGCTGCTGCTTGGCGGTCTTGGATTTGCGGTTTCGCGCCGCCGCCGGAAGCAGCGTTAA